The following are from one region of the Nicotiana tomentosiformis chromosome 7, ASM39032v3, whole genome shotgun sequence genome:
- the LOC104103657 gene encoding S-adenosylmethionine synthase 3, translating into METFLFTSESVNEGHPDKLCDQVSDAILDACLEQDPESKVACETCTKTNMVMVFGEITTKATVDYEKIVRDTCRGIGFTSADVGLDADNCKVLVNIEQQSPDIAQGVHGHLTKKPEEIGAGDQGHMFGYATDETPELMPLTHVLATKLGAKLTEVRKNKTCPWLRPDGKTQVTVEYKNDNGAMVPIRVHTVLISTQHDETVTNDQIAQDLKEHVIKPVIPAQYLDENTIFHLNPSGRFVIGGPHGDAGLTGRKIIIDTYGGWGAHGGGAFSGKDPTKVDRSGAYIVRQAAKSVVASGLARRCIVQVSYAIGVAEPLSVFVDTYKTGTIPDKDILALIKENFDFRPGMMSINLDLLRGGNFRYQKTAAYGHFGRDDPDFTWETVKSLKPKA; encoded by the coding sequence ATGGAAACTTTCTTGTTCACCTCAGAGTCAGTCAATGAAGGCCACCCCGACAAGCTCTGCGACCAGGTCTCAGATGCAATTCTTGATGCTTGCTTAGAACAGGATCCAGAAAGCAAGGTTGCATGTGAAACCTGCACAAAGACAAACATGGTTATGGTCTTTGGAGAGATCACAACCAAGGCCACTGTCGACTATGAGAAGATAGTACGTGACACATGCAGAGGCATTGGGTTCACCTCAGCAGATGTCGGCCTTGACGCTGACAACTGCAAGGTCCTTGTCAACATTGAGCAGCAGAGCCCTGACATTGCCCAAGGTGTTCACGGGCATCTTACCAAGAAACCAGAAGAGATTGGAGCTGGTGACCAAGGTCACATGTTTGGCTATGCCACTGATGAAACTCCAGAGCTCATGCCCCTTACCCATGTTTTGGCCACTAAGCTTGGCGCCAAGCTTACTGAAGTGAGAAAGAACAAGACTTGCCCATGGCTCAGACCAGATGGCAAGACCCAAGTTACTGTTGAGTACAAGAACGACAATGGTGCCATGGTCCCCATTAGAGTTCACACTGTTCTCATCTCTACTCAACATGATGAAACTGTCACAAACGACCAGATTGCCCAGGACTTGAAAGAGCATGTGATCAAACCTGTGATCCCAGCTCAGTACCTTGATGAGAATACCATCTTCCACCTCAACCCATCAGGTCGCTTCGTCATCGGTGGACCACACGGAGATGCTGGACTTACCGGCAGGAAAATTATCATTGACACCTACGGAGGCTGGGGTGCCCATGGTGGAGGTGCTTTCTCAGGAAAGGATCCTACTAAGGTGGACAGGAGTGGTGCTTATATTGTTAGACAGGCAGCAAAGAGTGTGGTCGCCTCAGGACTTGCTCGCCGCTGTATTGTGCAGGTTTCTTATGCTATCGGTGTGGCTGAACCACTTTCCGTGTTTGTTGACACTTACAAGACTGGAACAATTCCAGACAAGGATATTTTGGCTCTGATCAAGGAGAACTTTGACTTCAGGCCTGGAATGATGTCAATCAATCTTGACTTGTTAAGAGGAGGCAACTTCAGGTACCAGAAGACTGCAGCTTATGGTCACTTTGGCCGTGATGACCCCGACTTCACATGGGAGACTGTCAAGAGCCTCAAGCCAAAAGCTTAA
- the LOC104094427 gene encoding thioredoxin-like 3-3 isoform X2, whose product MGEEQGNLKTATDNNELKLLGKLCLQAVINYGASWCRVCNQILPTFQELSKKFPKLSFIYADIDECPETTQNIRFTPTFHFYRDGERVDEMFGGGEERLYDRLWLHS is encoded by the exons ATGGGTGAAGAGCAGGGGAACTTGAAGACAGCCACAG ATAATAATGAATTGAAGCTTTTGGGAAAACTGTGTTTGCAGGCTGTAATCAATTATGGGGCTTCTTG GTGCCGTGTCTGCAACCAGATCCTTCCTACATTTCAGGAGTTGAGCAAGAAGTTCCCAAAACTCTCTTTCATATATGCTGATATCGATGAATGTCCAGAGACAACTCAAAACATTCGTTTCACGCCAACTTTTCATTTCTACAGAGATGGTGAGAGGGTTGATGAGATGTTTGGTGGAGGAGAAGAGCGATTGTACGACCGTCTGTGGTTGCACTCTTAG
- the LOC104094427 gene encoding thioredoxin-like 3-3 isoform X1 codes for MGEEQGNLKTATGDENLKDIFHSIRTTKNPAVINYGASWCRVCNQILPTFQELSKKFPKLSFIYADIDECPETTQNIRFTPTFHFYRDGERVDEMFGGGEERLYDRLWLHS; via the exons ATGGGTGAAGAGCAGGGGAACTTGAAGACAGCCACAGGTGACGAAAATCTCAAGGATATTTTTCACAGTATTAGAACAACTAAAAATCCG GCTGTAATCAATTATGGGGCTTCTTG GTGCCGTGTCTGCAACCAGATCCTTCCTACATTTCAGGAGTTGAGCAAGAAGTTCCCAAAACTCTCTTTCATATATGCTGATATCGATGAATGTCCAGAGACAACTCAAAACATTCGTTTCACGCCAACTTTTCATTTCTACAGAGATGGTGAGAGGGTTGATGAGATGTTTGGTGGAGGAGAAGAGCGATTGTACGACCGTCTGTGGTTGCACTCTTAG